In Methanosarcina siciliae T4/M, one genomic interval encodes:
- a CDS encoding ABC transporter permease: MNLNVILAIFRKDLISSVKSKNILIILLTPVFLSILFNSTVSLTDNIVVPIAVYDGGSSTDFVEYLSSTGSYDIIVPGSADKAEELLYTEKVAAMVLVPEGFSTDLENSFTPSLNITVNPYDAKSVVFLQTYKDVIMDFAGQDYPVDISLNNLPSDLQSRVNVPIWVMFSVIFVGMMVLPNTLTTEKEKKTLDAILVSPASVKDVIYGKSFFGLFLAIFISLLIIFINGGFAGNFPVVLFFIVLGSTAFTGLGLLIASHTDNYSSASLLSTICMAPLILPALLADLSREMRYASYLVPSTYVLNGIKGAMLNDSGVSDLYPELGVLVLFNLVVYALASHVLKNRRHI; this comes from the coding sequence ATGAATCTTAATGTTATTCTGGCTATTTTCAGGAAGGACTTAATATCCTCGGTTAAAAGCAAAAACATATTGATAATATTACTAACTCCGGTCTTTTTGTCGATCCTGTTTAACTCAACGGTTTCCCTTACTGATAACATCGTGGTCCCCATTGCAGTGTATGACGGAGGTTCCAGTACTGATTTTGTTGAGTATCTCAGCTCTACAGGCAGTTATGACATAATAGTTCCAGGCTCCGCCGATAAAGCCGAAGAACTGCTTTACACTGAAAAAGTTGCGGCTATGGTGCTTGTTCCGGAAGGCTTCAGTACCGATCTTGAAAATAGCTTCACTCCTTCCCTTAATATTACGGTCAACCCTTATGATGCAAAATCGGTTGTATTTTTACAAACTTACAAAGACGTAATTATGGATTTTGCAGGACAGGATTATCCGGTAGATATTTCATTAAATAATCTCCCTTCGGACTTGCAGTCCCGGGTTAACGTCCCAATCTGGGTTATGTTTTCAGTAATTTTTGTTGGGATGATGGTTTTGCCCAATACGCTGACTACCGAGAAAGAGAAAAAAACCCTTGATGCAATACTTGTATCCCCGGCTTCAGTAAAAGATGTGATTTACGGCAAGTCCTTTTTTGGTTTATTTCTGGCAATATTCATATCTCTGCTTATAATTTTTATTAATGGTGGGTTCGCTGGTAACTTCCCTGTGGTCCTGTTTTTCATAGTCCTTGGTTCTACAGCGTTCACAGGCCTCGGGCTTCTTATTGCCAGCCATACCGACAATTATTCTTCGGCCTCTCTTCTTTCCACTATTTGCATGGCACCTCTGATTTTACCGGCCCTGCTGGCTGATTTATCCAGAGAAATGAGGTATGCATCGTATCTCGTACCGAGCACCTATGTGCTTAACGGCATAAAAGGTGCTATGTTGAATGATTCCGGGGTCTCTGATCTGTATCCTGAGCTTGGAGTTCTTGTTCTATTTAATCTGGTGGTGTACGCGCTGGCATCTCATGTTCTCAAAAACAGGAGGCATATATAA
- a CDS encoding sister chromatid cohesion protein PDS5 has protein sequence MKLADFKTYKLELFFFSILVILSYALFSGNDSGAGTESMNNYFWVPSAVMQSIAAVYAVFIAIFALSLQRNLDSIHSIANQLKPPLKIVSYTAVGSIYLNGLMLIIFSLHTPSGLKIELMLFTSLLSLVASLIAIVYLSMEMLSDVSGLKTSSEKYAHLSHLLLELESSDSSGQMELSSGDMELCVQALEDEKPEVRIAAIQLLGQLGSEQAADSLLQKLTDKNPRVREVAVEALGRVGDENTVVELIGCLEDKDKRLRLQAVRALSRLGDERVVDPLIKRLEDKAPEVQAAATEALGNLGSRNAVDALLKKLEETQTKGTPTELHIQVLTALGKIGDEKALDAILPGLDSPYPGVRKHSAYALGNLGDEKAVPHLIKMLADISPEVRNASAYALGNLGDRRAFTPLLRMLEEPDPELRITAVYALGNLRAPQAIDPLINMLEDDNPWVRKCAAEALGKSGDKRAIEVLVNKLNDIDPEVRRIAAGALGISSEYRD, from the coding sequence ATGAAATTAGCTGATTTTAAAACGTACAAACTGGAATTATTTTTCTTTTCTATTCTGGTTATTCTGAGTTACGCTCTTTTTTCCGGAAATGATTCCGGGGCCGGGACCGAAAGTATGAATAACTACTTCTGGGTCCCCTCTGCGGTGATGCAGTCGATAGCTGCAGTCTATGCCGTGTTTATCGCCATTTTTGCGCTGTCCCTCCAGAGGAACCTTGACAGCATCCATTCGATTGCAAACCAGCTGAAGCCTCCTCTGAAAATCGTTTCTTACACGGCTGTCGGGAGCATATATCTCAACGGGTTGATGCTGATCATTTTCAGCCTCCATACCCCTTCGGGATTGAAGATAGAGCTCATGCTTTTTACTTCCCTGCTTTCGTTAGTAGCCTCCCTCATTGCCATCGTTTATCTGTCCATGGAGATGTTAAGCGATGTTTCCGGGCTGAAGACCTCCTCCGAAAAATATGCTCACCTCTCACACCTCCTTCTGGAGCTTGAGAGCTCTGATTCCTCAGGACAAATGGAGCTCAGCTCCGGGGATATGGAGCTCTGCGTCCAGGCCCTTGAAGACGAAAAACCTGAGGTCAGAATAGCTGCGATCCAGCTTCTTGGCCAGCTGGGGAGTGAACAGGCAGCAGATTCGCTCCTGCAAAAACTAACCGACAAAAATCCCCGGGTCAGGGAAGTTGCAGTTGAAGCTCTCGGCCGGGTCGGGGATGAAAATACTGTAGTGGAACTAATCGGATGCCTTGAGGACAAAGATAAAAGACTCAGGCTGCAGGCAGTCAGGGCTCTTTCCAGGCTCGGGGACGAAAGGGTAGTTGATCCCCTCATCAAAAGGCTTGAGGACAAAGCCCCCGAAGTCCAGGCCGCTGCAACCGAAGCTCTCGGAAACCTGGGAAGCCGAAATGCGGTGGATGCCCTTCTCAAAAAACTGGAAGAAACTCAAACGAAAGGCACTCCCACAGAACTTCATATACAGGTCCTGACAGCTCTCGGGAAAATCGGGGATGAAAAAGCTCTGGATGCCATTCTCCCCGGCCTGGATTCTCCCTACCCGGGAGTTCGGAAACATTCCGCATATGCGCTTGGAAATCTGGGGGATGAAAAGGCAGTTCCCCACCTGATCAAAATGCTGGCTGATATCAGTCCTGAAGTCCGAAACGCTTCCGCATACGCACTCGGAAACCTCGGGGATAGGCGGGCGTTCACTCCTCTTCTCCGGATGCTCGAAGAACCCGACCCCGAACTCCGGATCACTGCCGTATATGCACTCGGAAACCTCCGGGCTCCTCAAGCCATAGATCCGCTTATCAATATGCTGGAAGACGACAACCCCTGGGTCCGAAAATGTGCCGCCGAAGCTCTCGGAAAAAGCGGAGATAAAAGAGCGATCGAAGTCCTTGTCAATAAACTGAATGACATAGACCCGGAAGTCAGGAGAATTGCAGCCGGAGCTCTGGGAATAAGTTCAGAATATCGGGATTAA
- a CDS encoding SAM hydrolase/SAM-dependent halogenase family protein: MSVITLTTDFGDLYPASMKAVILGINSEVRIVDITHSIRQAGIREGAFALYSLVPYFPAKSVHVGVVDPGVGTFRRALAVKAGSEGEEQFFVGPDNGLLIPAARRLGEMEVYEITNKELTLKSAVSATFHGRDIFAPVGARLSKGLPIELVGHTISDFVDLDFGNFGIDGPFLVGEVIFADSFGNVITNIPDDAVLKFCTFDSNVEVNGRKVPFVRTYGFVGQEEVLALIGSHGFLEIAINKGNAALKFGLKSGDQVVIKVL, encoded by the coding sequence ATGTCTGTCATCACACTTACCACCGATTTTGGAGACCTGTATCCTGCATCCATGAAAGCCGTAATCCTTGGAATTAATTCCGAAGTACGGATAGTTGATATCACTCATTCCATCCGGCAGGCAGGAATCAGGGAAGGAGCTTTTGCTCTCTATTCCCTTGTCCCGTATTTCCCGGCTAAAAGCGTGCATGTGGGAGTTGTCGATCCCGGCGTTGGGACTTTCCGCCGGGCCCTTGCCGTAAAAGCCGGCAGTGAAGGAGAAGAACAGTTTTTCGTTGGTCCTGACAACGGGCTTCTGATCCCTGCCGCCCGCAGGCTGGGGGAGATGGAAGTGTACGAGATCACAAATAAGGAATTGACGCTTAAATCGGCGGTTTCGGCAACCTTTCACGGCAGAGATATTTTCGCACCCGTGGGAGCCCGGCTTTCAAAAGGTCTGCCAATAGAGCTTGTCGGACATACAATCTCGGATTTTGTGGACCTCGATTTCGGAAATTTCGGAATTGACGGACCTTTCCTTGTAGGGGAAGTCATTTTTGCGGATAGTTTTGGAAACGTGATAACGAATATTCCGGATGATGCCGTTTTGAAATTCTGCACCTTTGACTCGAATGTCGAGGTAAATGGGAGGAAAGTTCCCTTTGTCCGGACTTACGGTTTTGTCGGGCAGGAAGAGGTACTTGCTCTTATAGGCAGCCACGGCTTTCTCGAAATTGCGATAAACAAAGGAAACGCAGCTCTGAAGTTCGGGCTTAAAAGCGGAGACCAGGTAGTGATTAAGGTTTTGTGA
- a CDS encoding HD domain-containing protein: MTKLECEVVNSLFFQRLRNVRQLGLMDYVFPGALHNRFNHSLGVLHIADKMIASLQDNNSLIGKRKVIRMAALLHDIGHYPLSHLIEGVVLEDARSKIKPTDSYTTDISLDTDEDDKIDLNYHDIHKLNFDLHTTRNPSGDFAHHERITSLVILKTEIYSILQTEFSDDEIKEIVQIIAGTYPGPEKLIIHSELDADRFDYLLRDSKHTGVIYGLFDLDQLIRSLKLYKREDNPIVVDAKSRKAAEHYLMCRYFLYSTVIYHKTTVSFEIIIQKIYKGLMERSLVYSYFKLIDFFKDPISSKKFLDFDDSYFFNILKKVYDKDIELEDDEKYEIRKDLLLDFITRVLERKPLKMVVEYQQLIERNKSIQEPPFELAVIDKIIRDTQIERDWYITYKKNVSVTSIHPYRSLSEKTIPEAEQYETIKIIETGKEDIKYLVEDSSSVISVLSKFKLSIMRVYTKDFSYKEKINAAIHDYDLEREKHGL, translated from the coding sequence TTGACAAAATTGGAGTGCGAAGTTGTCAATTCTCTTTTTTTTCAGAGGTTAAGGAATGTTAGGCAATTAGGTTTAATGGACTATGTATTTCCTGGTGCTTTACACAATCGATTCAATCACTCTTTAGGGGTACTTCATATTGCCGATAAGATGATTGCGAGTCTTCAGGATAATAATTCTTTAATTGGAAAACGCAAAGTGATTAGAATGGCTGCATTATTACATGATATTGGCCATTATCCTTTGTCACATCTTATTGAAGGGGTAGTCCTAGAAGATGCAAGGTCAAAGATAAAACCAACGGACTCCTATACTACTGATATTTCGCTGGATACTGATGAAGACGATAAAATAGATTTGAACTATCATGATATCCATAAGCTAAATTTTGATCTCCATACTACGAGAAATCCCTCTGGTGATTTTGCTCACCATGAAAGGATAACTTCTTTAGTGATATTGAAAACTGAAATTTATTCTATATTACAGACAGAATTTTCTGATGATGAGATTAAAGAGATAGTTCAAATCATAGCGGGTACGTACCCAGGCCCTGAAAAGTTAATAATTCATTCTGAATTAGATGCTGATAGATTTGACTATTTATTAAGGGATTCAAAACATACTGGAGTAATATATGGTCTGTTTGATCTTGACCAGCTTATAAGATCTCTTAAATTATACAAGCGTGAAGATAATCCGATAGTTGTTGATGCCAAAAGTCGAAAGGCAGCAGAACATTACCTCATGTGCAGGTATTTTCTCTATAGTACGGTCATATACCACAAAACAACAGTTAGTTTTGAGATAATTATACAAAAAATATACAAAGGTTTGATGGAAAGGTCACTTGTCTATTCATATTTTAAACTTATTGACTTTTTTAAAGATCCCATCTCATCTAAAAAGTTTCTAGACTTCGATGACTCCTATTTTTTTAACATATTGAAAAAAGTATATGATAAGGATATTGAATTGGAAGATGATGAAAAATACGAAATAAGGAAGGATTTACTACTAGATTTCATTACAAGAGTTTTGGAAAGAAAACCATTAAAAATGGTAGTAGAGTATCAGCAATTAATTGAAAGGAATAAATCGATCCAAGAGCCTCCTTTTGAGCTTGCTGTAATCGACAAAATCATTCGAGACACGCAAATTGAGCGGGATTGGTATATCACTTATAAAAAAAATGTGTCAGTCACTTCAATTCATCCCTACAGGTCGCTAAGTGAGAAAACAATACCAGAAGCTGAACAGTATGAAACTATCAAAATTATAGAAACTGGGAAAGAAGATATAAAGTATTTAGTTGAAGATTCAAGTTCAGTTATAAGTGTGCTTAGCAAATTTAAGTTGAGCATTATGCGGGTATATACTAAAGACTTCTCGTACAAAGAAAAAATAAATGCGGCTATTCATGATTATGACTTGGAAAGAGAAAAGCATGGTTTGTAA
- a CDS encoding nucleotidyltransferase family protein produces MIKEKFGVKRISISGSFAGGEEKAGSDIDVLVEFDETKITFDNYMDLKFYLEDLFKREVDLVIESSIKPRLKDNITREVVYA; encoded by the coding sequence TTGATCAAAGAAAAATTCGGGGTCAAAAGGATAAGCATATCCGGGTCTTTTGCCGGAGGGGAAGAAAAAGCCGGAAGCGATATTGACGTACTTGTAGAATTTGATGAAACAAAAATCACTTTTGATAATTACATGGATCTCAAATTCTATCTTGAAGACCTTTTCAAAAGGGAAGTTGACCTGGTTATCGAATCCTCGATCAAGCCCCGGCTAAAAGACAATATCACGAGAGAAGTAGTGTATGCCTGA
- a CDS encoding epoxyqueuosine reductase, whose product MEFKDKIESIIKEAAANPGTETRYREPLVGYAAADDPIFDEMKEIIGSHHLHPKEVFPGVKTVVSFFLPFDKKLVELNWRSSGPIKEWIRAKSETDNLIGKINEKLKAALAEEGIEAVVPGVVFDYNCKGFDVAWSHKSAAYAAGLGTLGVNRMLITKAGCAGRFGTLLISAVIPPTPRPTEEFCRYKKGEKCLVCVDRCPAGALSIRGLDKEKCYRQLQENARAFPELNLFACGKCATGPCALRSR is encoded by the coding sequence ATGGAGTTCAAAGACAAGATCGAGAGTATTATCAAAGAAGCAGCCGCAAATCCCGGCACTGAAACCCGATATCGTGAACCTCTTGTTGGCTATGCTGCAGCTGACGACCCTATTTTTGATGAAATGAAAGAAATCATAGGTTCTCACCACCTGCATCCGAAAGAGGTCTTTCCCGGGGTAAAAACCGTGGTATCCTTTTTCCTGCCGTTTGACAAAAAACTTGTGGAACTGAACTGGCGGTCTTCAGGCCCGATAAAGGAATGGATCCGGGCCAAGAGCGAGACTGACAATCTGATAGGGAAAATCAACGAAAAACTGAAGGCTGCGCTGGCAGAAGAGGGTATAGAGGCAGTTGTGCCCGGCGTTGTTTTTGATTATAATTGTAAAGGCTTTGACGTTGCCTGGTCCCACAAGAGCGCTGCTTATGCTGCAGGTCTGGGCACTTTGGGGGTTAACCGGATGCTTATCACAAAAGCCGGGTGTGCAGGCCGCTTCGGGACTCTTCTGATCTCGGCTGTAATTCCTCCGACTCCGCGCCCGACCGAAGAGTTCTGCCGCTACAAAAAGGGAGAAAAATGCCTTGTCTGTGTGGACAGGTGCCCGGCCGGTGCTCTCAGTATAAGAGGACTTGATAAAGAGAAGTGTTACAGGCAGCTTCAGGAAAACGCCAGGGCATTTCCCGAACTTAATCTGTTTGCCTGCGGGAAATGTGCAACCGGGCCCTGTGCGTTGAGATCTCGCTGA
- a CDS encoding P-loop NTPase fold protein — protein MFFHETIGKRNPQKNESGKETKYFTGWFNSWKYDKEDELWASFALNFMDKLSEQLSWKRLQLSRLKLFYLRYKLRLKSKFLILVHFFWSILSFILIFSFLFLIITYVLSYLGMPLPYFINEKLVKNFTNIVLILTPLVGLMNYFSTEKWFIDVFRDPFGLKKLESNTNYKEHLSFREHFHSDFNEIIKSYVGDSKVYVFIDDLDR, from the coding sequence ATCTTCTTTCATGAAACAATTGGAAAAAGAAATCCGCAAAAAAATGAGTCAGGGAAAGAGACAAAATATTTTACTGGATGGTTTAATTCTTGGAAATACGATAAAGAAGATGAATTATGGGCTTCTTTTGCGCTTAATTTTATGGATAAGCTGTCGGAACAGCTTTCATGGAAACGCCTGCAACTTTCAAGGCTTAAATTGTTTTATCTGAGATATAAACTTAGATTGAAAAGTAAATTTTTAATCCTTGTCCACTTCTTCTGGAGTATTCTTTCCTTTATACTTATTTTTTCGTTTTTGTTTCTGATTATTACTTATGTCTTGAGTTATCTGGGAATGCCATTACCATACTTTATAAATGAAAAATTAGTCAAAAACTTCACTAATATTGTTTTGATCTTAACTCCGCTTGTGGGTCTCATGAACTATTTTTCTACCGAAAAGTGGTTCATAGATGTGTTTAGAGACCCTTTTGGTCTGAAAAAACTTGAATCAAATACGAATTACAAGGAACACCTCTCTTTTAGAGAGCACTTTCATTCCGACTTCAATGAAATAATCAAGTCCTATGTCGGAGATTCGAAAGTCTATGTTTTTATCGATGACCTTGACCGCTGA
- a CDS encoding outer membrane lipoprotein-sorting protein, whose amino-acid sequence MTTRKTFTALILLVLLVLLVPVLFVSGCTEELSAEEIAEQMQEKEDSIQDYSYTMQMTSHLGNQTQESEVQVLQKKPNKSKTISIEPEEEAGTIVVSDGEFIWTYDPKTNTVMKMEMPETPILGEIDYAEIIDEFLNETDVSLVGVKEIDGRPTYLLETSPKEGEEGFKLADGMKIWVDKETWMPLRYEMYDSDGDLVMELEIHDLEINTEIPDSEFVFEVPEGATVKTVDLDSFELPEEMTLEEARESAGFEILVPEYIPEGYTFNYSTVSNNSWIAPEGQASETVSLTYENEEEDSIYLSETVYESQAPDAAIMDSAEDIDINGRDGKYLAFGDMKILRWEIGDIYLSLTSSLEKDEMLRIAESVRENT is encoded by the coding sequence ATGACAACCAGGAAAACATTTACAGCACTTATATTACTGGTATTACTGGTCCTGCTGGTTCCGGTCCTTTTTGTATCGGGCTGTACCGAGGAACTCAGTGCGGAAGAAATCGCAGAACAGATGCAGGAAAAAGAAGACAGCATTCAGGATTACTCGTATACGATGCAAATGACTTCACACCTTGGAAATCAGACACAGGAAAGTGAGGTCCAGGTCCTTCAAAAGAAACCGAACAAATCAAAAACCATTTCAATAGAACCTGAAGAAGAAGCCGGCACCATTGTGGTTTCGGATGGAGAATTTATCTGGACCTATGACCCGAAAACAAATACGGTCATGAAAATGGAAATGCCAGAGACTCCGATATTGGGGGAGATAGATTACGCCGAAATTATTGACGAATTCCTGAACGAAACAGATGTTTCCCTGGTTGGTGTGAAGGAAATCGACGGAAGGCCCACATACCTGCTTGAGACCAGCCCAAAAGAGGGGGAAGAAGGATTCAAGCTTGCAGACGGGATGAAAATCTGGGTAGATAAAGAGACCTGGATGCCTCTCAGGTATGAAATGTATGACAGCGATGGAGACCTGGTGATGGAACTCGAGATCCATGACCTGGAAATTAATACAGAGATCCCGGACTCCGAGTTTGTATTTGAGGTGCCGGAAGGAGCAACCGTAAAGACTGTGGACCTCGACTCGTTCGAACTTCCGGAAGAGATGACCCTTGAAGAAGCCAGAGAATCTGCGGGATTTGAAATCCTGGTCCCGGAATACATCCCCGAAGGGTATACCTTTAACTATTCGACGGTCTCCAACAACAGCTGGATAGCTCCTGAAGGGCAGGCCTCCGAGACTGTTTCCCTAACATACGAAAACGAGGAGGAAGATAGCATTTACCTTTCGGAAACCGTATATGAAAGCCAGGCCCCGGATGCTGCAATCATGGACTCTGCAGAAGACATTGACATTAACGGAAGAGACGGAAAATACCTTGCCTTTGGGGACATGAAGATCCTGAGGTGGGAGATAGGGGATATTTACCTGAGCCTTACCTCTTCCCTGGAAAAAGACGAAATGCTGAGAATTGCGGAGTCCGTACGGGAGAATACCTGA
- a CDS encoding outer membrane lipoprotein-sorting protein, with protein sequence MTTKKILFLLALVTLVLFVSGCTEELSAEEIAEQMQEKDANIQDYSYTMQITLYIGNQTQESEIQFLKKKPDKMKAVTLKPEEEAGTIVASDGEFMWTYVPKTNTVTKMEMPETSTQGETDYVGLISDLLNETDVSLLGMEEIDGRPAYLLETSPKDEEEGFRFTDGMKLWVDKETWMPLRCEIYDSKGNPAQKTEIHDLEINTDIPDSEFVFEVPEGATVKTVDLDSFELPEEITLEEARETAGFEFLVPEYLPEGYAFNYSMVSKESLTVPEEQTLETVILRYENEKGDIIFLSETVYEKEIPEDSEAAITNYAENVTINGIDGKYLAFGDLKILRWEIGDIDLILTTALEKDEVLRIAESLQETA encoded by the coding sequence ATGACAACAAAGAAAATTCTATTCCTGCTGGCTCTCGTAACTCTGGTCCTTTTTGTGTCGGGCTGTACAGAAGAACTCAGTGCGGAAGAAATAGCAGAACAGATGCAGGAAAAAGATGCCAACATTCAGGATTATTCGTATACGATGCAAATCACCTTATACATCGGGAATCAGACACAGGAAAGTGAGATCCAGTTCTTGAAAAAGAAACCAGATAAGATGAAAGCGGTTACACTAAAACCTGAAGAAGAAGCCGGCACCATTGTGGCTTCGGATGGAGAATTTATGTGGACCTATGTCCCGAAAACAAATACGGTCACGAAAATGGAAATGCCGGAAACCTCAACACAGGGGGAAACAGATTACGTAGGACTTATTAGCGATTTGCTGAACGAAACGGATGTCTCCTTGCTTGGTATGGAGGAAATAGACGGTAGGCCCGCATACCTGCTTGAGACCAGCCCGAAAGATGAGGAAGAGGGTTTCCGGTTTACAGATGGGATGAAACTCTGGGTGGACAAAGAAACCTGGATGCCTCTCAGGTGTGAAATATATGACAGTAAAGGAAACCCTGCTCAGAAAACCGAAATCCACGACCTGGAAATAAATACAGACATCCCGGACTCTGAATTTGTATTCGAGGTGCCGGAAGGGGCAACCGTAAAGACTGTGGACCTTGACTCATTTGAACTTCCCGAAGAAATAACTCTCGAAGAAGCAAGAGAAACTGCGGGATTTGAATTCCTGGTCCCGGAATACCTCCCCGAAGGGTATGCTTTCAACTATTCGATGGTCTCCAAAGAAAGCTTGACAGTCCCTGAAGAGCAGACCCTGGAGACGGTCATCCTGAGATACGAAAACGAGAAGGGAGATATCATTTTCCTTTCGGAAACCGTATACGAAAAGGAGATCCCGGAAGACTCGGAAGCTGCAATCACAAATTATGCCGAAAACGTTACCATTAACGGGATAGACGGGAAATACCTTGCCTTCGGGGACTTGAAAATCCTGAGATGGGAGATAGGGGATATAGACCTGATCCTTACCACTGCCCTGGAAAAAGATGAAGTGTTGAGAATTGCTGAGTCCTTGCAGGAAACTGCCTGA
- a CDS encoding methylated-DNA--[protein]-cysteine S-methyltransferase — MYYATFKSPIGSILLAGDEEGLKYVNFMKGKKKMEVPDDWQENKEFFRNVSGQLEAYFAGQLKSFDVKLAPEGTEFQKSVWKVLKEIPYGETRTYGEIAKNIGNPKASRAVGLANNRNPIAIIVPCHRVIGANGKLTGYASGLDIKEFLLKLEGSC; from the coding sequence ATGTATTACGCAACATTCAAATCCCCAATCGGTTCCATACTTCTTGCAGGAGACGAAGAAGGGCTGAAATATGTAAACTTCATGAAAGGCAAAAAGAAAATGGAAGTTCCGGATGACTGGCAGGAAAACAAAGAGTTTTTCAGGAATGTTTCAGGGCAGCTCGAAGCTTATTTTGCAGGGCAACTCAAATCCTTTGACGTAAAGCTGGCGCCTGAAGGCACGGAGTTCCAGAAATCCGTCTGGAAAGTCCTTAAAGAAATACCTTACGGGGAGACCAGGACTTACGGGGAGATTGCAAAAAACATTGGAAATCCGAAGGCTTCCCGGGCTGTGGGACTTGCAAATAACCGGAACCCGATTGCAATAATCGTACCCTGTCACAGGGTCATCGGAGCAAACGGGAAACTTACCGGCTATGCGAGCGGGCTGGATATCAAGGAATTTTTATTGAAACTTGAAGGCAGTTGCTGA
- a CDS encoding ABC transporter ATP-binding protein, with protein sequence MSKKYGDFEAVRNISFSVKKGTIFGLLGPNGAGKSTTIKILTCQSSPTSGAAYIKGLNTLVDATEIKRKIGVVFESQNLYEDLSVYENLNFFRQLYGSPKEKISEVLAVTGMAEYEKNKIKTFSKGMKQKIIISRALLNDPDILFLDEPGSGLDPHSAREIRKTILDLKNRGKTILLTTHNMEEADFLCDCLAIIHKGSIIAMDTPGNLKKKYGEDVLRIETVAGDIFESPLNTQASSDVFKKLSDDGQVFLVHSKEATIEDVFIKLTGERLTDES encoded by the coding sequence TTGTCTAAAAAATATGGTGATTTCGAAGCTGTGAGAAATATCTCTTTCAGTGTCAAAAAAGGGACCATATTCGGACTTCTGGGCCCAAACGGGGCAGGGAAATCCACTACCATTAAGATTCTTACCTGTCAGTCTTCTCCTACTTCAGGTGCTGCATATATTAAGGGATTAAACACTCTGGTGGATGCAACAGAGATAAAAAGGAAAATCGGAGTCGTTTTCGAGTCTCAGAATCTGTACGAAGATTTATCGGTTTATGAAAACCTCAACTTTTTCCGCCAGCTGTACGGCTCTCCAAAAGAAAAAATAAGTGAGGTATTGGCGGTCACAGGAATGGCAGAGTATGAGAAAAACAAAATAAAAACTTTCTCAAAAGGTATGAAGCAGAAGATAATTATTTCTAGAGCTCTGCTAAACGATCCCGATATTTTGTTTCTGGATGAACCCGGGAGTGGGTTGGATCCGCATTCGGCAAGGGAAATCAGGAAAACGATTCTTGATCTTAAAAATAGGGGTAAAACGATCCTTCTTACAACACATAACATGGAGGAAGCGGATTTTTTATGTGATTGTCTGGCTATCATACATAAAGGCTCCATAATAGCTATGGATACACCCGGGAATCTGAAAAAGAAGTATGGAGAAGATGTTCTCAGGATTGAGACCGTAGCTGGAGATATTTTCGAATCACCACTGAATACGCAGGCAAGCAGTGATGTGTTTAAAAAACTCTCGGATGATGGTCAAGTATTCCTTGTACATTCAAAAGAGGCTACAATTGAAGATGTTTTTATAAAACTAACCGGGGAGAGGTTGACTGATGAATCTTAA